The DNA window TGACAAGCCATTAATGCCCTTTCCTCGTTCGCGAGAAATCAGCCAACAGCTGTCAATCAATGCCATGACCTGGAGATCGCATATCTAGTTACGCAGTCGGACATATGTGcctttatgattattatttgatatcGATTTCTAATAAAAAGATAATGGCACACGCTCTCGCAGGCTCATTACATATATACCATGCATGTAGCTGGGCAATGTAATATGGAAATAATTAATAGCAAACTGTTAATTAACATGTTGATCAAACATGACTGAATTATGCCTTTTTATCGCCTGTTTCTTTGTAtttgcacacgcacacaaccGATAACAAAGCAAAGCACACATATGAGCATTCAATGTGGCCTCTATTTTTCCAGCTTAATCCTTAgacaaagcaaagcaaacacataaacaaacaataatGCCGCCCATTGGAACACTCCCCCAACGCGAACAAAAACCGAACGAgacaaaaataacaatataacGAAGCGTGAAATgccatttaataaaatattaggTTACAATAACAACACCGGGAGCAACAGTGGGCCATTGCCATCTCACAGATAAAATAGCTCATCATCCGTGTGACGATGAGATtcgtttaattaattaaccgCGACTTTCGCTTCTGGCCAAGGAAAAGGGGAAACTCAACGGCACAAACAAAAAGTTGGTCGTGTGTGATGTGGGATTCGCTTTATTGGCACTGGGAAATCAGTGGAAAAAGCCCGCAGGCCATTTATTAGTATCAGCAGAAATTGGAACCAATGTCCGACCATAATTACTTGTAGTTGATACTCGCAATGAAAAAATATGGTAGATATTAAATAGCATTCAACAAATGTTTGAACTGTCCTCAAAAATTGAATATAACTTAATAAGCCAAGTGCGAATAAAAACCTAAGGTTAAAGTCTGCAAATACATTTTACTTGTACATCCCCGGTAAATTCCCCTTTTCATTTCTGATATCACCCGCTGATCTCGAGCAAAACAATTTCGATCTTGGTCGATTATTCCGCAATTAAATTGTTTCTCGCACTTTTCGCATCGATCATAAAAGCTTAATGTCCAAGATGAGCATTTCAAGGTCGCCACCCGCGAAGACATTTATCATACGCAGTGTGCGCCGAAAGTTCGCAAGTGGAAAGTTTCAATAATGGCCGCTTGTTACGACTTAAGACTGCCCATGATTTACGCGCTTTTGGATCAACAgttgaattttcaattttgcaAGCCTCACGGATGGGAGGTGGGCAGATACCGCCAGTTGGCAAGTGTTTCTCGCTGGCTATCTGgtctataattaaaaatttatgaattcAAAACAGCAAATTAGTATCAAAAACAAATCGGGCGCCGCGCATCTCGAAATTttcaatataaacaaaaaagtgaaaacaagATAAAAAGGGGAAACTTTAATAGGGGCATATAGTAAAAACAAATGAGTTGTATCAGGATCAGTCGATTGGACGATCGCTGGTTTGTGCGGGGTCTTCGCCTTCTGGATTACGATTCTCTGCTCGCAGAAGGCAGACCATCTATCTAGGTATCTATAGCTATATCAGAACCAGGCAGTCGGCACCATTGACGTGCAGCGAGAGGAATCTAACGAGGTGACGATGATGGAAAGCAATAAATTGGCCTGGCCCGTGTTCTTCACAGGAGATTCAAGCACAGCAGGCCCACTTCTGCCATTTCACCCACTCCTCCCACTCTTCCACTCCCACTTACCACCACGTCGTGGGTGAAGGCCACTGGCACCGAAACGACCAGCACCACGATCCACAGAGTCACGATGGCAATCAGGGTGATGTTCTCCGTCCTCATCATCCGCGAGCGAATGGGATGGACCACCGCCAGGAACCGATCGATGGACATCAGCACCAGCGTGTAGATGGAGGCGAAGGCGGTCACCACAATCAGATACTGGACACTGCGGCACCAGAACCTTCCATATGGCCAGTAGTACACCATGTAATCGGTGGCCGTGAAGGGAATGCAGAGGATTACGAACATCAGATCAGCGGCAGCCAGATTGACAATCATCAGGTTGGTGGTGGAGCGCATGTTGTTGTTGAAGACCACCACCAGGATGACCAGCAGGTTGCCGAAGAATCCCGTGATGGCGATGACGCCGAAGAAGAATCCCACTATCCACGGCAATGTGCCATTGATGGCCAGCCACTCCTCGTCGGTGAAGAATGAGGTGATGTTCTCCTCATTTCTGGTTGCGTTTAGGCTAATATTAGCCAGCATTGTGGTGTTCTCCATGTTTTCTCAGCTTTAGTTCACAACTTTCCGGCTCACTTTGTACTGGCTATTGGCGATTTCGCTTGATTGTCACGGgacattttcaattttgggATCTTTTCCGCTCACAGTTCACCGAACGCAAATAACAAATTTCCAATTAGTAGAGTTTCACAAAGCAGCCGccacaaaaattcaattatcaTGCCGAATACTATGACCGTTGAGCTCCGGAGACCTCAAAAACGTtccgcatacgccgtgtggtaTCGAACCCGACCGGAATTGTTCGCAACGTGGCGGGTGGCAAAAGCAATTTGGTCCTGACCCGATAACGGTAATTGTAGGTGGGTAGCACAGGTAAGACAACAATAAAGGACAGCACACAAGGATCACGGTGAGGCGAGAAGCAAGAGAGTGAGTTCAAAGGTGAGGGCACGTACAAATCGGCACCAACACAACCAAACTGTGCCGAGTCACACCCTGACGACAAGGACACCGGGGTGTCCTTAGGTTCGAGGACCACGTTGCTGCACCTACACCATAAATTCAATATGATGTCTTCCTTTCGCTGCGTTTCTGTTTACATTTCTCGTTTGCTTTTTTATTGACAAACCAACGGCATAAATTTTGGGGCTATATGGCTATGGCCAAAAAACAACGTTCCTATTGTTGCTACCGACTGCTGCGCCGCGGTACGCTatatattttcgattttatactgctgtttttggccaatttgAAAGTCCACACTGCTCGCGTCCGTATCCAGCGCCCAACTGATTTCTGGCTGAGCTTGTTGAGGAATACTTCGATGCCTCGCCGGCGGCAAAACGCCGGCAGCGACGCCAGCCATCCCAGCAAGAATAATggcaacaatagcaacaaccaGCGCCGCTGGCTTCTGTGCGTGAGAACGTGTGATGGTTTTGGGTGGCCGCCGGAGCCCCCTcttcctcctcatcctccgcgtccaatcccaatccccatCAGCTGGGCTGGAATGTTTGCTCTTGTTGCTCCCACCGCTAAACTGCTGAACTGCTCGCCCAGTTGAATGGGCAACGCGCCACAGCAATTGTCGGGGCAATCACTACTTGTCCTGGGTCTGCGCCCGCTGTCTTCCATTGTCCTGCACAGCTGGATGTCCTGGCTGATGTCGTCAGCCTCGTCGGCTGCACAGCTGGCGTCGTCGCAGCTCTGCCGCGCATAGTACATTGCTTAATTTCTCTGATTAACTGCTGGCAGaggtggaaaaaaaaaaacaaaaaaaaagttggcaCGCGTTCATGTCCACGCCCCCAATTGTGCACCGAAAAAAAAGGGATATGATTATGTCATGTCTTCTACTTATTACAATTCAGTCTTTGTTGAATTCTATTGACTAGTTATATATATCAACATGGTTATTaaagataaatattttaaatatattaaagtaaGCTTTTCATATATTCAAGATTCCAGACCAGATGCGAACTTAAGCTATCTGCTTTTTCTCCGTGCCAGTCAGATGGGATCCACTGGTTTAAGACTTTTGGTCGCCGGGGATGGCTTGTCACAACATTATATAACCGCAGCCGGCAGATATCCGAGCTCGGTCTTGGCCTAGGTTAAGTCCTAGCCTCATTTACATGCTTTTTATTGCCGCTGCCAACGCAATGCTCACCTGTCACCTGCAGACGTCGACGTCGGCGGCGCAGTCGGCTGCTGCGTCAGCGGCAGCTGTGGCCCCCATCAAACCTGCGGCGGGCCGTCCCGTCGCCTGGCATTTCTGGCTGATGTGAGTGTAGGTGGGTGGGGTTGGGAGGAGGGGTGGGGGGCTATGGCTCAGTGCATCCCTGACGAGGACGTCGCCAGCCTGATGAGATTAAATGCGAATTAAGCACCACGAACAACAAACAgcggctaaaaaaaaaaataaaccaagAAATCGCCCGGCGACAATGGCCGAGCAAGCAGCAAAAGGCGGcattatgtttatttaatgtGCAGCACTGCGGACTTAATGAAGTCTTTAATTCTTAATGCAGCTTCATTGCCTATTTAAATGGCCAACAGTGGCGATGAATTGGTTGAATTTTCAAGTTCAAGACCGATCCACACTGGTTCCCCCCAtaggccaaaaataaaaaaacaaagtcCAAATTTTGACTTTAAATTTTGACTGTACTGATCCcgaactggtcccgtactgttCCCGTACTAACACTTAATTTTAAACAGATCCTTCATATGACACCTATATGATATAGTGGTACCTTAACTGGATGTATTTTTGGCAGCTTTCCCCATACAATAGGAACCACAGTGTACTGTGCGATACCGCCATCTTGCTCACTTTCTAAATTTCATTGCATACTTTGCGGCTGCCAAACAAAATTGACCGGAAATGGATTAAGAATACCGTCTCACAGTCTCGAACATGACATGACTGTGATTTCCTTTAATAAATTCACGTAAtatcatattttaattaaaaatcaactAAAACTTTGACAAAAACTCAGCAATTACAACAGCATATTGTAACTAAAGGCATTGCTTAAGAAATGTGCTGTAAAGGATATGTGTATTTACTTATAATAAATTTTAGCAAGGAAAAGTTTACATAAATCAGGTTCACCAACCATTTCCCATCACCTTGAAGCACAACTTCGCAGCGTTTTAACTAAAATGGAAAGCATTATTCCAGGCGCACACTTAAATTAGCATCTAAATAAACGACTACCAGACACGAGAGTTGGGGACCACATCACacccatccacatccgcattcACATCCGCACACACTCGAAATTTCCACTCAGCTTTTTCCCGTTTTCACGGGAGGAGCAACAATTTTTGTGATGTCAGAAAACTTTCGACGTGATTGAaatgctttttaatttttcatcaAAATCATTTCATTGCGTCAAAATTGTTTGGGTGCTCCTGAGCGGCATGATAATCCGTATGGCGCACACACCCACTCACCGGATTGAAGGACCCATCTTGCAGGGACATTGAGCTTAACCTTTTTCGTGTGCTGCGATGGATTGGTTCATTTTTGGCATAATCATGCGATAGGGATTACAAGTCTCTGCCAGGGACACGAACTTTTGGTGTCGTCAAAGGAGAAACAGTGGGAGAAGTGCTATTTGGACTTAATGGATTCAAACTATGGCATTTTCTGTGTTTTAATCAATGTACTTAATAGATACAGTTCAAGAGAAGTGTATTGTAAAATCTGTCATGTGATAGGAACCCTGGATGGTAACCACGATTGGGTACCACTGTTCGCTTTGCCGAAGTCAACATGGGACAAAAATGATGGATTATCGCTTTTTGCGCTAACGTTCAcatgtttttatttacttgtatATAGCCCGCCCCGAAACCTGACCCTTTTTTTGGCATCTGCCAGGGGaattaataaatgtaaatcCGCCTGGGAgaatggccaaaaaagaagGCATTGGGGATGCTTAAGCCACACAAAAGACCACACTAATCGCTTTTTTCTCTCGTTTTGGTTCGGTGGGCGCAACTCTACGGATTGGAAATGCCTGGGTTTTTGGGGTCGATGGCAAAAGGCGGTACGGCGACACAACTTTTACACAGCTTTTCCTATTTAATCATTCAAATTGACTTATTTGCCAGCCTGATGGACGTTAATTTTGAAATCCCTTTTTAAACGCTGCCCACCAGCGGTTATTCCGCAACTTCTACGCTCCACGCTTGCGGCTTATAAGTTTTTAGCCCTCGctcatttcgttttcattttttcgtACTTTCCGCGAATTTTCtatcctttttgtttttccactgGCGCACTTAGAATGCGCTGAGTTTGCATTTGGCTTTCATTTTGCCATTTCACCGACCGACCGCCATTCTTCTAGCTAGCCGACTTCcctttttagttttttaatCAAGATGTTTTAAATGCGGCCACGCCAGTGAATGATGATTCCATTTTGTCTTTTTTCACTCTCGGCCCCCAACAAAGTAAACAGAAAGTTGGTTGCCGGGTTCGGCAAAGATTTATGCAGATAATAAAATGAGTCTTCAAATGAATAATCAAGTTTTGCATGCCTGGCTGAGGGTTCCACCGCTCATAATTAAGGTCCGTCCTTGAGCCCAGTTTACCCGGTGCCCAGTGCCCAGTTACCAGTTTGTAGTTCCCAGTTGGGTTCATGCGATGATGGATCAGCTTTTCGAAAGCATCCAGCTTTCAAAAGGTAATACAAATTTGGCGAATTCAAGTCAAGGACTGCCCACTGCGAGGCATTCTTAAAGTGGAACGGCAATTTAGCGGGGACTTTACCTGGACAAACtttatagaaaattaaattttctagTGCTTCGCCGTTTTATTACCGCCGCCGCTTTATTGTACTTGCATTTCAGGTGCAGGACAATAAAATGTCGCGATGTCGGGCGGTCATAACTTTCAGGAAACCAGGAAGAGAAGGCCCAAACACGATGCCAAAGCAACTGCAACTTGTTAGACTTCCGCCTTCCGTTTCCCTGGTCACCCAaggcttttttgtttttattaactTCCGTGAGAAATGCGATTTTTACGCGCAGCTGGCGCTATTGTGAGGGAAATATTGCAGAAGCTGCAGGATGTCCAGGACACACTTGTTGCCATTGTTGAGATACAAAATTAACTTTTACGCTTTATTACCGCAAGAAtggtaaaacaaaacaaatcttAAGTTGCAACTGCACTTTGGAAATTCTCCAACGGCAGCCACACCATGAACTTCTGTTTTCTGCTGGCATTTTCTGCTACTGTTGCTCTAACTGCCACTGTCCCTGTTTTATTTGGACTTGTTTCCGGAGTCGCCGCTTTTTGTCGCCGGCATCCGGAGGCCATCAAAATTGCCGGAAGCGCGAGCCGGGCAGTCAGTGGCATTGTCATCAACTCTATTACATTTGCGACTGACTCCTTGCAGCCGAAGGATGCCTCGCTTTTGTTCGCTGACTGATGACAGGACCGCCTAAACAAGCCGCACAATACGCGCGGCGTCGTTGGCTTTTatctggccacgcccccacatCTGCCCCCACCTCCCGCCCCGCCCCACGAAACCATTGTGTCCTGTCTCGTGTGACGGATGCGACAGGAAGCGCTGCGAGTCTTGATAGTCCGACTCCGGCAACAAAGGCTGCGGAGCGGGAAAAAAAGAGCGACTGGAGTTGGGTGCAGAAGCACCTTTTCGTATATCCATGGCGCCATAATTTACTGCTTCCCCTCAACCGGAGCCTCCGTAATCTATGGGTATGCCGCTCCGGCAGCGGAAATGTTTCACAGAGATTAGCACAACATGTCAGCGTTTTGATTTACCTGCATGCCCAGAGATTCGGCCCACAAACTCAGCCACCTGAACCCCGGGAACTAAGAGGCTCAGGTTCATCGAATCAGTATCAGTATCGTTGCCGTTATCGGATTCAGTTTCAGGATCATTAGCCAAGTTTATGTCTGCCCCTCCATTTCCAATGCAAATTGAAACGACTGCGATACGGCATGCGAACGGCAGGTGCTCATCTCCAATCGGTCCTTGAGCGGATTATCCATGCACAGGTGCGTCTCGGCGTGCAGGAGATGGGTGCCCAGGCGCACCCATCGCTGCGACCTCCTCGCGCTCTCATTCCGCCCGCACGGCTCCAGTGCTATTCGCATTCCGAACCCCACAGCCAGACAGAACTCCCGATGGGTGCTCAGCTGTCCACTCTGGCGCAGCATGCTCCACTGGGTGATGTCGCTGAGGTAGCAGCTCGCCAGGATCGGCTGGGAGTCCTTTTGTCTGGCGTGCACACACCGATCCTCATTCCGCAACGTTCCCGTGGCCGACAGCTCATCGAAGTGCTTCCTGCGAATTGATTGAGGGTTAGTTATTTTTCAATGAGCAATAACTCAGAAAGCTGACCACACAGCTCATAAAGATATATTGTAGAGCTACATGAAAATGTGTTAGATATATAATAAGAAATGCCATCATTACTGAATATTAGATATATCTATAGCGTAGTCATGCCTTTTACGTGCAATTTGAAATGTATACATTTCTTATGCACCCAAcgttttttccagtgcactaACCTTAGTTCGGGGCTGACATGCCGCAGATACCATTCGAAGGGATGACACCGCCGTTCCGTCCGTATCCGCTGCAGCTCATCATAGGTGTGATCCAGTGGAATTCGCCTGGCCGCCGGCCTCAGTGCGTAgaacatatttttatactCGTCCAGCCAGGACTCGGCTATGATTTTTGAGTTGCTGGTGGCGGGGAGGGAAGAGAGTTCAATCAGCATGTGATTGGAATGTTTATATTAAACGGAAGCCGGTCTgcaatgaaattgaaaaataccAGAGGCGGTGCGGCCATTTCACACCTAATCCCCGACCTCGGACTCACTGCAGATAGGTTTCCTGGGCCGGGCTCAACTGACGGTCAGATTGCGGTGGAAAGTCGAAGGCGTGGCGGCGGCGAAAGATGTGTCCGATTCGACTGCAGGGCACGATCTCAATTTGTCCACCGCAAAGCCACATTTTAATGGCCAGCTCGATGGACTCGCCGCCCCAGATCTGCAAAGGGATGAATGTGGACAACAGAGTGTATTTGCTAGGAAATGTGGAAGAGGAGAGCGGCATTCTTGGCGTTCGACATTAGCAATTAGAGCTCTTGACACCGGCTAATTGGGTTTTCTCACCTTCAGATACGGGTTGAAGCTGCCCAGCTTAAGGAACCATTCGCGTGACATCATCAGTACGCCGCCAGCGAAGACAGGACTCTGGTAGGGCATCTCCAGGCTCTCCTGGTTGGCCAGCTTGCGTTTCAGCCAGTGGAAGTGTAGGGACCAGTCAAATCCGCCCTTCAGCATCTCGCTGCCCTTTCGGTAGCTTAGGGTGGTCGGGTCAATGGGGTCAAGTAGTGGACTAACCGCCAGATTGGTATTGCGTGCAAGCCGCTCCAGCAGTGGCTCCAGCCAGCCCTCGTTCACCTCGCAGTGGCTGTCCAGGAAGAGCACATAACGACCACTGGCCAGGGAGGCGCCCCTGTTGCGCGACCAAATCAGGCCCATGCGCTCCTGGTTCCTGAGGAAGATGAGCCTCAGGCGATACCTCGACCTGAACACACG is part of the Drosophila sechellia strain sech25 chromosome 3R, ASM438219v1, whole genome shotgun sequence genome and encodes:
- the LOC6612603 gene encoding allatostatin-A receptor isoform X2 gives rise to the protein MENTTMLANISLNATRNEENITSFFTDEEWLAINGTLPWIVGFFFGVIAITGFFGNLLVILVVVFNNNMRSTTNLMIVNLAAADLMFVILCIPFTATDYMVYYWPYGRFWCRSVQYLIVVTAFASIYTLVLMSIDRFLAVVHPIRSRMMRTENITLIAIVTLWIVVLVVSVPVAFTHDVVVDYDAKKNITYGMCTFTTNDFLSPRTYQVTFFISSYLLPLMIISGLYMRMIMRLWRQGTGVRMSKESQRGRKRVTRLVVVVVIAFASLWLPVQLILLLKSLDVIETNTLTKLVIQVTAQTLAYSSSCINPLLYAFLSENFRKAFFKAVNCSSRYQNYTSDLPPPRKTSCARTSTTGL
- the LOC6612604 gene encoding putative polypeptide N-acetylgalactosaminyltransferase 13 isoform X1, translating into MQSVKAESQRFSFAFRLMWIPSRNSFSCSRYIHVRDIVMYAGGKYCAPRHCSFYIIAFLICQLVFLVIFIRNDSNDDIIAGELLAYQNESVDNYLDWRVFISHTPETSENFYQYNIRLSNAVGLIRKLPVTRHSSCTTRNPILPSPLEANVSVVISFHNEARSMLLRTIVSLLSRTPEDYLHELILVDDGSQRDVTLLDDLKRWMGRVFRSRYRLRLIFLRNQERMGLIWSRNRGASLASGRYVLFLDSHCEVNEGWLEPLLERLARNTNLAVSPLLDPIDPTTLSYRKGSEMLKGGFDWSLHFHWLKRKLANQESLEMPYQSPVFAGGVLMMSREWFLKLGSFNPYLKIWGGESIELAIKMWLCGGQIEIVPCSRIGHIFRRRHAFDFPPQSDRQLSPAQETYLHNSKIIAESWLDEYKNMFYALRPAARRIPLDHTYDELQRIRTERRCHPFEWYLRHVSPELRKHFDELSATGTLRNEDRCVHARQKDSQPILASCYLSDITQWSMLRQSGQLSTHREFCLAVGFGMRIALEPCGRNESARRSQRWVRLGTHLLHAETHLCMDNPLKDRLEMSTCRSHAVSQSFQFALEMEGQT
- the LOC6612603 gene encoding allatostatin-A receptor isoform X3, giving the protein MENTTMLANISLNATRNEENITSFFTDEEWLAINGTLPWIVGFFFGVIAITGFFGNLLVILVVVFNNNMRSTTNLMIVNLAAADLMFVILCIPFTATDYMVYYWPYGRFWCRSVQYLIVVTAFASIYTLVLMSIDRFLAVVHPIRSRMMRTENITLIAIVTLWIVVLVVSVPVAFTHDVVVDYDAKKNITYGMCTFTTNDFLSPRTYQVTFFISSYLLPLMIISGLYMRMIMRLWRQGTGVRMSKESQRGRKRVTRLVVVVVIAFASLWLPVQLILLLKSLDVIETNTLTKLVIQVTAQTLAYSSSCINPLLYAFLSENFRKAFFKGLQSNKLGMWTTTHQDVSSEKTTY
- the LOC6612604 gene encoding putative polypeptide N-acetylgalactosaminyltransferase 13 isoform X2, whose product is MQSVKAESQRFSFAFRLMWIPSRNSFSCSRYIHVRDIVMYAGGKYCAPRHCSFYIIAFLICQLVFLVIFIRNDSNDDIIAGELLAYQNESVDNYLDWRVFISHTPETSENFYQYNIRLSNAVGLIRKLPVTRHSSCTTRNPILPSPLEANVSVVISFHNEARSMLLRTIVSLLSRTPEDYLHELILVDDGSQRDVTLLDDLKRWMGRVFRSRYRLRLIFLRNQERMGLIWSRNRGASLASGRYVLFLDSHCEVNEGWLEPLLERLARNTNLAVSPLLDPIDPTTLSYRKGSEMLKGGFDWSLHFHWLKRKLANQESLEMPYQSPVFAGGVLMMSREWFLKLGSFNPYLKIWGGESIELAIKMWLCGGQIEIVPCSRIGHIFRRRHAFDFPPQSDRQLSPAQETYLQPASV